The nucleotide sequence AGGGAGAGAAACAGGCTGCGAGTACTCGATCGAAGCTTTAAGTAACGAGTAACGAGTCAAATTAAATTATTGTATTCAATTTTTGCCGTGATTAATACTAATATTTCTATTCAAGATAGAACCAGATTTTTTGCAATAAGAGTCATTAAAGCCTATTCAGAACTTAACTAAAGAAACTTTGATATGGTTCTACTATCAAACATTATCGTTAGCGATCCTTTTAACAGTAGCGCCGATCCGAAGATGCCTTTCCTAGCAGAAGCGATCGCTCCGATGCAGGTGCAAAGGTACTTGGCTCAAGCTTTGGGCGATCGGCTTGAGGGGATCGAACTTCAAGGAATTCAGGTCATGCGCCACAAAATGGGACGACGTTGTGGGATTGCTTACAATATTAAGGCTAGAAAGTCTGATTCATCTAAATATATGGCTATTATTGGCAAAGTTAGGGCTAAAGGACTCGATTACCCCAGCTACGAACTCCAGCGATCGCTCTGGAATGCAGGATTTGGCGATCGTAGTTCAGATGGAATTTCTGTTCCTGAAGTGCTGGGTGCGATTCCTAGATGGGAAATGTGGTTGCAGACAAAAATCCCTGGAAGCGTTGCTACCGATTTATTGGCTGGGGCGGATGGCGTGGCTTTAGCGATTAAAATAGCTGAATCAGCCCATAAACTTCATCAAGGTGGTTTTGTACCCCATCGCTGCCACACAATGACTGATGAACTCAAGATTTTGCGCGATCGCCTACCCAAGGTAGGGCAAGTATATCCCAATTGGGCAAAGAGAATTGCAGTAATTTTAGACAAGTGCGATCGCCTCGGTGCCAAAACTCCAGAATTCGAGCCTTGCGGGATTCACAGGGATTTCTATGGCGATCAAGTTATTGTCAATGGCGATCGCCTTTACCTAATCGATCTCGATCTTTACTGTCTTGGGAATCCTGCTTTAGATATCGGCAATTTTATCGCCCATATCACCGAATACAGTCTGCGAGTTTTGGGAAATCCCGATGCTTTAAGCGATCGCGAATCTGCAATGACAGAAAGATTCGTGGAGTTTCACGGTGCGGGGATGCGCTTGGCAATAGAATCTTACACAACGTTGACTTTAGTACGACATATTTACATCAGCACCCAAATCAGCGATCGCCGTCCTTTTACTAAAGCGCTGCTAGAACTTTGCGAACAGCGTTTGAGTTAATTAAAGAGAGATCGGCAGTGAAAAAATCCGGTAAAAACCATTTAAAAGCTATTTTTAGGTTTAAAGTCTCTCAAAAAATGGCGATAGCGCTGTTTTTATGGCT is from Merismopedia glauca CCAP 1448/3 and encodes:
- a CDS encoding phosphotransferase family protein codes for the protein MVLLSNIIVSDPFNSSADPKMPFLAEAIAPMQVQRYLAQALGDRLEGIELQGIQVMRHKMGRRCGIAYNIKARKSDSSKYMAIIGKVRAKGLDYPSYELQRSLWNAGFGDRSSDGISVPEVLGAIPRWEMWLQTKIPGSVATDLLAGADGVALAIKIAESAHKLHQGGFVPHRCHTMTDELKILRDRLPKVGQVYPNWAKRIAVILDKCDRLGAKTPEFEPCGIHRDFYGDQVIVNGDRLYLIDLDLYCLGNPALDIGNFIAHITEYSLRVLGNPDALSDRESAMTERFVEFHGAGMRLAIESYTTLTLVRHIYISTQISDRRPFTKALLELCEQRLS